The following are from one region of the Gemmatimonadaceae bacterium genome:
- a CDS encoding YlbF family regulator, whose product MIGDGMLEEKAKELGRIIGQSPEYQAVKKSSEALNGDRNAVSVLQQMEKLRVQAQQMIQRGDQPTPELEQQLDDLLMKVQGNSAYQRAIAAQENFDKVMYQVNNWIMEGMKKGATSSIITLS is encoded by the coding sequence GTGATTGGAGATGGAATGCTCGAGGAGAAGGCGAAAGAGCTCGGACGGATCATCGGGCAGAGTCCCGAGTACCAGGCAGTGAAGAAGTCGAGCGAAGCGTTGAACGGCGACCGCAATGCGGTCAGCGTGCTGCAGCAGATGGAGAAGCTTCGAGTGCAGGCGCAGCAGATGATCCAGCGGGGCGATCAGCCAACGCCCGAGCTCGAGCAGCAGCTCGACGATCTACTCATGAAAGTGCAGGGAAACTCGGCGTATCAACGGGCGATCGCCGCGCAGGAGAACTTCGACAAGGTGATGTACCAGGTGAATAACTGGATCATGGAAGGCATGAAGAAGGGCGCGACGAGCTCCATCATCACGCTGAGCTGA
- the prmC gene encoding peptide chain release factor N(5)-glutamine methyltransferase codes for MSKSLDSSPAARTLDGTVRSVVDELASILGRGGPDDSRNTARDIVAALLHVSRYWSVLAGDVVLQPQVADAARVAAQRLVAGAPFAYAVGSAQFRSLTLCVDERVLIPRPETEVLVEEILTRFGAANPGGADWGTAVDIGTGSGAIALSLAAEGCFARVVGTDTSLDALDVARTNAGIMGAALRCPVEFRSGSLLAPVRDIKARLLVSNPPYIAYEEADHLPPSVRSWEPPTALLSGSNGLAITAAIVQKGKSLLDRRGTLALEVDERRASLVAELVLSDGGYTDVSVVLDLTGRERFVFASRA; via the coding sequence GTGAGTAAGTCCCTCGATTCGTCGCCCGCTGCACGCACCCTTGACGGGACAGTTCGCTCGGTGGTTGACGAGCTCGCGTCCATTCTCGGGCGTGGCGGACCTGACGATTCGCGGAACACCGCGCGCGACATCGTTGCTGCACTCCTGCACGTTTCCCGGTACTGGAGCGTCCTTGCCGGCGATGTCGTGTTGCAACCGCAGGTAGCTGACGCGGCCCGAGTCGCGGCTCAGCGCCTCGTTGCGGGGGCGCCATTCGCCTACGCCGTTGGCAGCGCACAATTCCGCTCGCTCACTCTCTGCGTGGATGAGCGAGTGCTGATACCGCGTCCGGAAACCGAGGTTCTCGTCGAGGAGATACTGACGCGATTCGGGGCGGCAAATCCCGGTGGCGCAGACTGGGGAACGGCCGTCGACATTGGAACGGGCTCGGGGGCGATTGCGCTCTCGCTCGCGGCTGAAGGCTGTTTCGCTCGCGTAGTGGGGACGGACACCTCGCTGGACGCCCTCGATGTTGCAAGAACGAACGCCGGAATCATGGGCGCGGCGCTCCGGTGTCCGGTGGAGTTCCGGAGCGGATCGCTTCTCGCGCCCGTGCGCGACATCAAAGCGCGCCTGCTGGTGTCAAATCCGCCCTACATCGCCTACGAGGAGGCCGACCATCTTCCGCCGAGCGTGAGGAGCTGGGAGCCTCCGACGGCGCTGTTGAGTGGTTCGAACGGCCTGGCCATTACGGCCGCGATTGTGCAGAAAGGAAAGTCTCTTCTGGACCGTCGCGGAACTCTGGCGCTCGAAGTCGATGAGCGCCGCGCCTCACTCGTCGCGGAGCTGGTGCTGTCAGATGGCGGTTACACGGATGTCAGCGTGGTTCTGGACCTCACCGGGCGCGAGCGATTTGTCTTCGCTTCGCGCGCCTGA
- the prfA gene encoding peptide chain release factor 1, which yields MSLRDRLAEAVERAGEVERQLSDPKTVRDAQRMAALGRELRHLNPLVEMAKKLQKYYDELAEVRELVAIDDPEMAAVARDEQTHLETSIAELEQRIKPALIPHDPLDDRPAIVEIRGGTGGDEAAIFAADLFRLYTRFAERRGWKVEIMSLSEGALDGIKEVIFKVKGEGVFGTMRWESGVHRVQRVPVTENQGRIHTSAATVAVLPEAEEIDIKIEDKDLRIDVFRSSGPGGQSVNTTDSAVRITHIPSGIVVSQQDQKSQLQNKLKGMEVLRARLLDATIAKQEAERSRMRKTQVGTGDRSAKIRTYNFPQNRVTDHRIGFTMHELSKVMSGEIDPLVEALRNADAEDRLGE from the coding sequence CTGAGTCTCCGCGATCGCCTCGCCGAGGCTGTTGAACGGGCCGGCGAAGTCGAGCGACAGCTTTCCGATCCGAAGACGGTAAGAGACGCTCAGCGCATGGCAGCGCTGGGACGCGAGCTTCGCCATCTCAATCCACTCGTTGAGATGGCAAAAAAGCTGCAGAAGTACTACGACGAGCTCGCGGAAGTCCGCGAGCTCGTTGCGATCGATGACCCCGAGATGGCCGCCGTCGCGCGTGACGAACAGACGCATCTCGAAACCTCGATCGCCGAGCTCGAGCAGCGAATCAAGCCGGCCCTCATTCCGCACGATCCGCTCGACGATCGGCCGGCGATCGTCGAAATCCGCGGCGGAACCGGCGGAGATGAGGCCGCGATCTTCGCCGCCGATCTGTTCCGCCTCTACACCCGCTTCGCGGAGCGTCGTGGCTGGAAGGTCGAGATAATGTCGCTGTCCGAGGGCGCCCTCGACGGGATCAAGGAAGTCATCTTCAAGGTGAAAGGCGAAGGAGTCTTCGGAACGATGCGCTGGGAATCCGGCGTGCATCGCGTGCAGCGTGTTCCGGTCACCGAGAATCAGGGGCGCATCCATACATCCGCCGCCACCGTCGCCGTCCTTCCCGAAGCGGAGGAGATAGACATCAAGATCGAGGACAAGGACCTCCGGATCGACGTCTTCCGATCTTCAGGCCCAGGCGGGCAGAGTGTCAACACGACGGACTCGGCCGTCCGAATCACGCACATACCGAGCGGCATCGTCGTCAGCCAGCAGGACCAGAAGTCCCAGCTCCAGAACAAGCTCAAGGGAATGGAAGTGCTGCGGGCACGCCTGCTCGACGCCACGATCGCGAAGCAGGAGGCGGAGCGGTCGCGCATGAGGAAAACGCAGGTCGGCACCGGCGACCGCTCGGCAAAGATACGCACCTACAATTTCCCGCAAAATCGAGTGACCGACCATCGCATCGGGTTCACGATGCACGAGCTCTCCAAAGTGATGAGCGGCGAAATCGACCCGCTCGTCGAAGCGCTCCGGAACGCTGATGCGGAGGACAGGCTCGGTGAGTAA
- a CDS encoding amidohydrolase, which translates to MTTIRAFALSLAVAFLTGCTPRMTPTSPLTLAVVNARIWTGNPTQPWVTALAVSGERIVAVGSSAEVAKLARAAPSARLIDARGGMVTPGFIDSHVHFITGGFRLSSVQLRDARTPADFIARIKAFAATIPAGAWITGGDWDHQNWGGELPRRDWIDSVTPNNPVWVSRLDGHMALANTAALALAKINASTADVAGGTIVRDASGSPTGILKDNARSLVDRVEPPAGPELSDRALDAAMRYVAERGVTSVHNMGTIESLATIERAHRSARLITRIYSIAQLGEWEQLRDTVAARGKGDDWVRIGGLKAFIDGSLGSHTAAMFSPFTDSPADSGLLVEDPETLYGRIRDADRAGLQVMVHAIGDRAINLQLGIFERIARENGPRDRRFRIEHAQHIAPPDIPRFATLGVIPSMQPYHAIDDGRWAEGVIGRERAKTTYAFRSLREAGARLVFGSDWFVAPPTPLEGIYAAVTRRTLDDRNPNGWIPEQKIDVEDALRAYTVNAAFASFDEDKKGSIERGKLADFVLLDNDVTRIAREAIRDVKVLMTVVGGRVVFER; encoded by the coding sequence TTGACGACCATTCGTGCCTTTGCTCTATCGCTTGCCGTTGCATTTCTCACCGGCTGCACTCCGCGCATGACACCGACCTCGCCACTCACGCTCGCAGTTGTGAACGCGCGCATCTGGACCGGGAACCCGACACAGCCATGGGTAACTGCGCTCGCGGTTTCCGGCGAAAGGATAGTCGCGGTGGGCTCGAGTGCCGAAGTCGCCAAGCTCGCGCGAGCTGCGCCTTCTGCGAGACTGATCGATGCCAGGGGCGGAATGGTGACGCCGGGATTCATCGATTCGCATGTCCATTTCATCACCGGCGGATTTCGTCTCTCCTCCGTTCAGCTGCGCGACGCACGCACTCCGGCTGACTTCATCGCTCGCATCAAAGCGTTCGCCGCTACCATACCGGCCGGTGCCTGGATCACTGGTGGCGACTGGGACCACCAGAACTGGGGAGGGGAGCTCCCTCGTCGCGACTGGATCGATTCGGTCACCCCAAACAACCCGGTGTGGGTATCGCGCCTCGACGGCCACATGGCGCTGGCCAATACCGCGGCGCTCGCGCTGGCAAAGATCAACGCTTCCACAGCCGATGTCGCAGGCGGCACGATTGTCCGCGACGCGTCCGGAAGTCCAACAGGGATCCTGAAGGACAACGCGCGATCACTTGTCGACCGCGTTGAGCCACCGGCTGGCCCCGAGCTGAGCGATCGTGCTCTCGACGCCGCGATGAGGTACGTCGCCGAACGCGGAGTGACGTCGGTGCACAACATGGGAACCATCGAAAGTCTTGCGACGATCGAGCGCGCGCATCGCTCGGCCCGCTTGATCACTCGCATCTACTCGATCGCTCAGCTCGGTGAATGGGAGCAGCTGCGTGACACCGTCGCGGCCCGAGGGAAAGGCGACGACTGGGTGAGAATCGGCGGTCTCAAAGCGTTCATCGACGGCTCACTTGGCTCGCACACCGCGGCAATGTTCTCCCCGTTCACCGACTCGCCGGCAGATTCGGGGCTGCTCGTAGAGGATCCGGAGACTCTCTACGGGCGGATCAGGGACGCCGATCGTGCCGGTCTGCAGGTAATGGTGCACGCTATCGGCGACCGGGCGATCAATCTGCAGCTCGGCATCTTCGAGCGGATTGCGCGGGAGAATGGTCCTCGCGACAGGCGCTTCAGGATCGAGCATGCGCAGCACATAGCGCCTCCTGACATCCCGCGCTTCGCCACTCTCGGAGTGATTCCGAGCATGCAGCCCTATCATGCTATAGACGACGGCAGGTGGGCGGAGGGAGTGATCGGTCGCGAGCGGGCCAAGACGACGTATGCGTTCCGCTCGCTGCGTGAGGCCGGCGCCCGGCTCGTTTTTGGAAGCGACTGGTTCGTCGCTCCGCCGACTCCGCTGGAAGGGATTTACGCGGCTGTCACCAGGCGAACGCTCGACGACCGGAATCCCAACGGATGGATTCCGGAGCAGAAGATCGACGTTGAGGATGCGTTGCGGGCCTATACCGTGAACGCGGCATTTGCCTCCTTCGACGAGGACAAAAAGGGGTCGATCGAGCGCGGCAAGCTCGCCGACTTCGTTCTACTCGACAACGACGTTACGCGAATCGCCCGGGAGGCGATTCGCGACGTCAAGGTTCTGATGACTGTTGTCGGGGGAAGGGTAGTCTTCGAGCGTTGA